The following proteins are co-located in the Paenibacillus sp. JNUCC32 genome:
- a CDS encoding cache domain-containing sensor histidine kinase — protein MKNKLYRKLFLYCVSIIALSSLLIGIVTYARSSAELDRQLDRHMSQIVQNALNHTDLYIKSYDRTMISLLTNRELKKFVDLPNPADHYEYYHISSTIKDTVFRPLMDRGPELLTMYLLSYNGNATYSFGSDFTAPVFSEEDKSKQLTELRHATKDESGLMIHTESIIPGRSGSVIRMTRQMKGLSSTAEKGVLAMEVRSQELSSLWKGIDLGERGYFYIADASGHVVYQPEGLEDNASSPARDSKLTAAIMGADEESFKYTSVDGEQRVFMTRMSPYSGWRLVASIPLEEWRQPIANIRTTAWTIGLISLVAACLLAYRFTRSITQPIQTIIRGMRQTEQGRWIPLDLPERRQDELTEMMQRYNLMVSRLSELIERVYETELQQQKTIIERQKAEFQALQLQINPHFMYNTLETIVCYAEVEGSSEITEMVSSLGFMMRYSLLTSLEEITVANELNHVLNYMTIMKHRHDMEFDLRVEVPHELLLYKMVRLTLQPLIENAFQHAFPDGIEASQHIIISAGCSDDAFWVSVTDNGIGMTDEQLHEVAARLSYEHDHTNHSPEFSLNLSGTGGIGLLNVHRRIQLVFGESYGLRLTSAGVGTGTTIRMVMPSPPRV, from the coding sequence ATGAAGAATAAACTGTATCGCAAGCTTTTCCTGTACTGCGTATCGATCATAGCGCTGTCCTCGTTATTGATCGGCATCGTCACGTACGCGCGTTCTTCCGCGGAGCTGGATCGGCAGCTGGATCGGCATATGTCGCAAATCGTGCAGAATGCCTTGAATCACACGGACCTGTACATCAAATCCTATGACCGGACGATGATTTCCCTGCTGACCAACCGGGAATTGAAGAAATTCGTGGATCTGCCGAACCCGGCGGACCATTACGAATATTATCACATCAGCTCCACGATCAAGGATACGGTGTTCCGTCCGCTGATGGACCGGGGGCCCGAGCTGCTGACGATGTATCTGTTGTCTTACAACGGAAACGCGACGTACAGCTTCGGCTCGGACTTTACGGCGCCGGTGTTCAGCGAAGAGGACAAGTCGAAGCAGCTGACGGAGCTCCGCCATGCCACAAAAGACGAAAGCGGCCTCATGATTCATACGGAGAGCATTATTCCGGGACGCAGCGGCAGCGTGATACGCATGACTAGACAGATGAAGGGTTTATCTTCCACGGCGGAAAAAGGCGTGCTCGCCATGGAGGTGCGCTCCCAAGAGCTGTCCTCCCTGTGGAAAGGCATCGATCTGGGCGAACGGGGATACTTCTATATTGCCGATGCCAGTGGTCACGTGGTTTACCAGCCCGAAGGGCTGGAGGACAACGCCTCGTCTCCAGCCCGGGATTCGAAGCTGACCGCCGCCATTATGGGCGCGGACGAGGAATCCTTTAAATATACGTCGGTCGATGGAGAGCAGCGGGTATTCATGACCCGGATGTCCCCTTATTCCGGATGGCGCTTGGTAGCCTCGATCCCGCTGGAAGAATGGCGCCAGCCGATTGCCAATATCCGCACGACGGCCTGGACGATCGGCTTGATCAGTCTCGTCGCCGCTTGTTTGCTTGCTTACCGTTTCACCCGTTCCATTACCCAGCCGATCCAGACGATTATCCGCGGGATGCGGCAGACGGAGCAGGGCCGATGGATTCCCCTGGACCTTCCTGAACGGCGGCAGGATGAGCTGACCGAAATGATGCAGCGGTACAATCTGATGGTGAGCCGGCTGTCGGAACTGATCGAGCGGGTATACGAGACCGAGCTGCAGCAGCAGAAGACGATCATCGAACGGCAGAAGGCCGAGTTTCAGGCGCTTCAGCTGCAGATCAATCCGCATTTCATGTACAACACGCTGGAGACCATCGTCTGTTATGCCGAGGTTGAAGGCTCGTCCGAGATTACCGAGATGGTGTCTTCGCTGGGCTTTATGATGCGATATTCCTTACTGACCTCGCTGGAGGAGATCACGGTTGCGAACGAGCTGAACCATGTGCTGAATTACATGACCATCATGAAGCACCGGCACGACATGGAATTCGATCTTCGGGTCGAGGTTCCCCACGAGCTTCTCCTGTACAAAATGGTGCGCTTGACGCTCCAGCCTTTAATCGAAAATGCATTCCAGCATGCGTTTCCGGACGGCATCGAAGCCTCGCAGCACATCATCATCTCTGCCGGATGCAGCGACGATGCCTTCTGGGTCAGCGTGACGGACAACGGCATCGGCATGACCGATGAACAGCTGCACGAGGTTGCGGCACGGCTGTCCTACGAGCACGACCACACGAATCATTCGCCGGAATTCTCCCTGAACCTTAGCGGTACCGGAGGCATCGGACTGCTTAACGTGCATCGCCGGATTCAGCTGGTATTCGGCGAGAGTTACGGACTACGCCTAACCTCCGCGGGCGTGGGGACGGGAACCACCATCCGCATGGTTATGCCGAGTCCGCCGCGTGTTTAG
- a CDS encoding glycoside hydrolase family 97 protein yields the protein MDHELSPSLSASFHAQLHSPDGNLQIMLEQAHNGPLLYTVMNKGFRVLDRSPLGLITDRYQFQQNIRIQGVEHNTITERYELMTGKQRSQSYEASELVLLASVEHHQVRIRFRAFRDGAAYRYELQGEDDIGIESEISGFHLPEDRMLNVWAQPFMRCYERTYDHAMPDDLRGGHFGFPLLVQSTEEQWLLLTEAAVDGGYGASHLAADEQDGRKLRISYAPDQETPIAAQLPLSTPWRVMIIGSLGDLVTSSVTTHLCPPPVLKDTSWIAPGRAAWSWYAEGGSCGDMDVQRQHIDFAAGMGWEYVVVDGGWEGVLDAPQLIDYAKERGVGIWLWTHYQGLNTEELREVKLRLWASWGAVGIKVDFFDSDNLETLQVYDAIAESAARHRLMVNFHGSTKPSGEHRTWPHMMTREGVYGAEYYRAQSEGPNAVHLCTLPFTRNVIGSMDFTPVTFSRKTNTTQGLQLALAILFESGIQHYADAISVFADHPGKPLLAEVPAVWDETRLLEGYPGRYVTIARRSGTEWFVASICAAGGRDARIPLDFLEEHTAYQAVIYQEQAEPDEYRYRSVLPPIEIRTETCCSTDTITKRLKIYGGLSIHLTPL from the coding sequence ATGGATCATGAGCTGTCCCCATCTCTGTCGGCGTCGTTTCATGCTCAGCTTCATTCCCCTGACGGGAATTTGCAGATCATGCTGGAGCAGGCGCATAACGGTCCCCTCTTGTATACGGTTATGAACAAGGGATTCCGGGTTCTTGACAGATCCCCGCTCGGACTCATCACGGACAGATACCAATTTCAGCAAAACATCCGCATCCAGGGGGTTGAGCACAACACGATCACGGAGCGTTACGAGCTGATGACCGGCAAGCAAAGATCGCAGTCTTACGAAGCAAGCGAGCTGGTGCTCCTGGCTTCCGTCGAGCATCATCAGGTGAGGATTCGATTCCGCGCTTTTCGAGACGGCGCTGCTTACCGTTATGAGCTGCAAGGAGAAGATGATATTGGCATCGAGAGCGAGATCTCCGGATTCCATCTGCCAGAGGATCGGATGCTTAACGTCTGGGCGCAGCCGTTCATGCGGTGTTATGAACGAACCTACGACCATGCCATGCCGGACGATCTTCGGGGAGGGCATTTCGGCTTCCCGCTCTTGGTTCAATCGACAGAGGAGCAATGGCTGCTGCTGACAGAAGCTGCCGTGGACGGCGGTTATGGCGCCAGTCACCTCGCAGCCGATGAGCAAGACGGCCGGAAGCTTCGCATCTCGTACGCTCCGGATCAGGAAACGCCGATTGCCGCGCAGCTTCCGCTCTCGACGCCCTGGCGCGTCATGATCATCGGATCGCTCGGGGATCTGGTGACTTCATCGGTAACGACTCATCTATGTCCCCCGCCCGTGCTGAAAGACACCTCTTGGATCGCTCCTGGCAGAGCAGCCTGGTCCTGGTACGCGGAGGGCGGTTCTTGCGGCGATATGGATGTTCAGCGGCAGCATATCGATTTTGCCGCCGGGATGGGATGGGAATATGTCGTCGTAGACGGCGGCTGGGAGGGTGTGTTGGATGCGCCTCAGCTGATCGATTACGCGAAGGAGCGCGGCGTCGGCATCTGGCTGTGGACGCATTATCAAGGGCTGAACACGGAGGAACTCCGAGAAGTGAAATTACGCCTGTGGGCATCCTGGGGTGCGGTTGGGATCAAGGTCGATTTCTTCGACAGCGACAATCTAGAGACGCTCCAGGTCTACGACGCCATCGCCGAATCCGCCGCCAGGCACCGGCTAATGGTTAATTTCCACGGATCCACCAAACCGAGCGGGGAGCACCGGACATGGCCTCATATGATGACAAGAGAAGGCGTTTACGGCGCGGAATACTACCGGGCGCAGAGTGAAGGCCCGAATGCGGTTCATCTCTGTACCTTGCCGTTTACGCGAAATGTGATCGGATCCATGGACTTTACGCCGGTCACGTTCAGCAGGAAGACCAACACGACCCAAGGGCTTCAGCTCGCTCTGGCCATCCTCTTCGAGTCCGGCATCCAGCACTATGCGGATGCGATCTCCGTGTTCGCTGACCATCCGGGCAAGCCGCTGCTGGCCGAGGTTCCTGCCGTCTGGGATGAGACGCGGCTGCTGGAAGGTTATCCGGGCCGGTACGTTACGATCGCCAGACGATCCGGTACGGAATGGTTCGTCGCCTCCATCTGTGCCGCAGGAGGACGAGATGCCCGAATCCCGCTGGATTTCCTTGAAGAACATACGGCATACCAAGCGGTGATCTATCAGGAGCAGGCAGAGCCGGACGAATATCGTTATCGTTCCGTACTTCCTCCCATTGAGATTCGCACGGAAACCTGCTGCAGCACAGATACGATCACGAAGCGCCTGAAGATATATGGAGGTCTTTCCATCCATCTCACGCCGCTTTGA
- a CDS encoding discoidin domain-containing protein: MRQVRRRNGQVRRGRIILLLGILLFSFSNPPIQGETAAASGLDRVNLAMNRSATASSEISGREAGKAVDGSKDTYWQPASTDREDMSVHVQVDLGSEQSFNQVVLDLNRGDNLGSIEIDYSLDGESWTRAYAKNGGIRADGQEVMAFDSVSASQVRVTLQLSRNLNVQLKELEIYMQDGDQGFPSDVTELAFVKPDGTPYNNNDERTLDIGETSALEVRGKRANGEWVALPPGQVQYHAAGSSMAVDTAGSVTGVKVGATRMYAEISVNGQTVGTPDFWFVVKDDQEFRDAKYIAFSSFTHPTLVQKIGEAAILDDGKPLPVVTIAPNTDGTVSARWFKDGQSRGSLGTKPLQTGISQSITLPGGMKVPGTHEVRMTFQAADGGTYYDSLFYTVMPKKGIPDGQSHIAYTGKDGRMAYVPDYKGNRIIDFSNVGYMGGGVKLPDVQARIAVRPTGGDDTAMLQAAIDEVSQLPRDADGFRGAVLLKKGTYLVGGSLNIQASGVVLRGEGKSEDGTIIRGTGTIARNLIVVGGTNGATIVDGTETDIQDLYVPSGSRSFHVQDASDYQVGDSVIVRRIGNDRWIHEIGMDHIYMRPGTGGTQQWSPFNLDFDRVITAIDGNRITVDAPLANAVERQWGGGKLFKATDESRIEQVGIENMRAISDFDPSKTDTKMDNDVLDTPYYSDEDHAERFIMMNSVKNAWVREVAGYHFSYALVQVGRQAKWVTVQDSEMHDMVSIITGGRRYSFFIQGQLNLVQRNYTETSRHAYVIESRVQGPNVMYDNKATREYNTSEPHHRWSTGGLYDNVSARISVRDRGWLGSGHGWAGANYVMWNTEGGLVAQKPPTAQNYVIGHIPTEDGLNVKPLVPSAYDPRPREDGYWEYADRHVALQSLFIQQLKDRLGQQAVDHLARTPVGGGALDIPEQP; the protein is encoded by the coding sequence ATGAGACAGGTGCGCAGGCGTAACGGACAGGTAAGAAGGGGGCGTATTATATTGCTGCTGGGTATTCTGCTGTTTTCGTTCAGCAATCCGCCAATACAGGGGGAAACGGCGGCAGCCAGTGGGTTGGATCGGGTCAACCTTGCAATGAATAGGTCGGCAACGGCCAGTTCGGAGATCAGCGGGCGTGAAGCCGGGAAAGCCGTGGATGGCAGCAAGGATACCTATTGGCAGCCGGCGAGCACGGATCGTGAGGACATGAGTGTGCACGTTCAGGTAGATCTGGGGAGCGAGCAGTCCTTCAACCAGGTCGTCCTGGACTTAAACCGGGGAGATAATTTGGGCAGCATCGAGATTGATTATTCCCTTGACGGCGAGTCTTGGACCAGAGCCTATGCGAAAAACGGGGGCATTCGAGCGGACGGTCAGGAAGTCATGGCGTTTGATTCCGTAAGCGCTTCCCAAGTGCGGGTGACTCTGCAGCTCAGCCGAAATCTCAACGTTCAGCTTAAGGAGTTGGAGATTTATATGCAGGATGGAGATCAAGGGTTTCCGTCGGACGTAACGGAGCTGGCTTTCGTGAAGCCGGATGGCACTCCTTATAACAACAATGATGAACGGACCTTGGACATTGGAGAAACGTCGGCCTTGGAGGTGCGCGGCAAACGAGCCAACGGAGAGTGGGTTGCGCTCCCTCCAGGCCAGGTTCAATACCATGCTGCGGGGAGCAGCATGGCCGTGGATACAGCTGGTTCCGTAACCGGAGTCAAGGTCGGCGCCACCCGGATGTATGCGGAAATCAGCGTTAATGGCCAAACGGTTGGGACGCCGGATTTCTGGTTTGTCGTGAAGGATGATCAGGAATTCCGGGATGCGAAATATATTGCCTTCAGCTCGTTCACGCATCCGACGTTAGTCCAGAAGATCGGCGAGGCGGCGATCCTGGATGACGGCAAGCCATTGCCTGTCGTCACGATCGCTCCGAATACGGATGGGACCGTTAGCGCCAGATGGTTCAAGGACGGCCAATCCAGAGGTTCGCTGGGCACAAAGCCGCTGCAAACGGGGATAAGTCAATCGATCACTCTTCCGGGCGGGATGAAGGTACCGGGCACGCACGAAGTGAGGATGACGTTCCAAGCCGCGGACGGGGGAACTTACTACGACAGCTTGTTTTACACCGTCATGCCCAAGAAAGGAATACCTGACGGTCAGAGTCATATCGCATATACCGGAAAAGACGGAAGGATGGCGTATGTTCCCGATTATAAAGGAAATCGGATCATCGATTTCTCGAATGTCGGTTATATGGGCGGCGGGGTGAAGCTTCCCGACGTGCAGGCGAGGATCGCCGTGCGGCCGACCGGCGGGGATGATACGGCGATGCTGCAAGCGGCGATTGACGAGGTGTCGCAGCTTCCGCGCGACGCGGACGGCTTCCGGGGGGCCGTGCTTCTGAAGAAGGGCACGTATCTGGTCGGCGGATCGCTGAACATCCAGGCGAGCGGCGTCGTGCTGCGGGGCGAGGGAAAGAGTGAGGACGGAACTATCATCCGCGGCACGGGAACAATAGCCAGAAATTTGATCGTCGTGGGCGGAACGAATGGTGCAACGATTGTGGACGGTACGGAGACCGATATCCAGGATCTGTACGTTCCGTCAGGCTCGCGTTCCTTCCATGTCCAGGATGCCTCTGACTATCAGGTAGGCGATTCCGTCATCGTCCGGAGGATCGGCAACGACCGCTGGATTCATGAAATCGGCATGGATCATATCTACATGCGGCCAGGAACCGGAGGAACGCAGCAGTGGTCCCCGTTCAATCTGGATTTTGACCGCGTGATTACGGCGATCGACGGCAACCGGATTACGGTGGACGCTCCGTTAGCGAATGCCGTTGAGCGTCAATGGGGCGGGGGCAAGCTGTTCAAGGCGACGGACGAATCGCGAATCGAACAGGTAGGGATCGAGAACATGCGCGCCATATCCGATTTTGATCCAAGCAAGACCGACACGAAGATGGATAACGATGTTCTGGACACTCCGTATTACTCCGATGAGGACCATGCGGAACGTTTCATCATGATGAACAGCGTGAAGAATGCCTGGGTACGAGAGGTGGCCGGCTACCATTTTTCCTATGCCTTGGTGCAGGTCGGGCGGCAGGCCAAGTGGGTCACGGTGCAGGACAGCGAAATGCACGACATGGTCAGCATTATTACCGGCGGGCGGCGTTACAGCTTTTTCATCCAGGGGCAGTTAAATCTGGTGCAGCGCAATTATACGGAGACTTCCCGTCATGCTTACGTCATTGAAAGCCGCGTGCAAGGGCCGAACGTGATGTACGACAATAAGGCCACTCGCGAATACAATACAAGCGAGCCGCACCATCGCTGGTCGACAGGCGGTTTGTACGACAACGTCAGCGCGCGCATCAGCGTCCGCGACCGGGGATGGCTGGGCAGCGGACATGGGTGGGCCGGCGCGAATTACGTCATGTGGAATACCGAAGGCGGGCTTGTCGCCCAGAAGCCCCCAACTGCCCAAAACTATGTCATCGGGCATATCCCTACCGAAGACGGCCTGAACGTGAAGCCGCTCGTTCCGAGTGCCTACGATCCAAGACCTCGCGAGGACGGCTATTGGGAATATGCCGATCGGCATGTGGCGCTCCAGAGCTTATTCATCCAGCAGCTGAAGGATCGCCTGGGGCAGCAAGCGGTAGATCATCTGGCCCGAACGCCGGTGGGCGGCGGTGCGTTGGATATACCGGAACAGCCTTAA